A genome region from Drosophila simulans strain w501 chromosome 2R, Prin_Dsim_3.1, whole genome shotgun sequence includes the following:
- the LOC6735987 gene encoding PAS domain-containing serine/threonine-protein kinase isoform X2, with translation MEDQGDVTDQAADDPIMGTQSQSRQNSSGMLNMMDASSFSMPPPNLHSSKVINPNKAIFTIDANTGQIFIVNNKACQLLGYTSQELRNKGFFDLLNGKTESHISSLAEMQIEGDEGRVVLLSGKVIEMKTKSGGKILVSLWIRQISTDGRHIAVAEPVERHICHISTDRSGVITSVDSTTATIFFYESIESVVGVSIVTLIPFIKLPDPDSREIPKSLRKQRATGRTTDNVKFPLCLLIALDEDASAGYSHSGKTGLNITVWVFQNLSGLIVVDDIGNILMCNQPFSLLMFGYGQDKIMNMHISAILPNFGKDSREEKSPNVSNTSITSNDWEPDTDPFVVDNDSSLQSCKKSSANRTAPNNEQSSVGDAHLSCNLENSSGLFCDLRQPDDCTIDDILTPVNASNSFPADEFEAGSQSQVNESSLDKAKSASTETCDASGSNPATRLLSSINGSFVGEAIHADGSVIEVVYSVLLQILPCSNRVYCIWVCRNPSTRLDGEKYNYANLTSTFNSMASTVEQSLGQVIKTTAAQNSSRPNSLSLVSKYEDELYLGDYSKYYTSIRQIGRGAYGYVNMAFRNTDRLLVITKFILKEKLCSQFMVKSRDCKEVPIEIHLLQTLNHKNIVSVLDVFENDLFYQLVMEKHGSGMDLWTFIERRPLMDEKLGSYIFRQVADAVNYLHEQKILHRDIKDENIIIDQNFTIKLIDFGSATFMEEGKFFSTFYGTTEYCSPEVLAGNRYVGPELEIWALGVTLYVLMFFENPFIDVEETLKAEIQIPKAVSEQLSRLLSSMLNKDPKYRCTMHQLITDPWLTQEVNPSTFSFSWIVPCKAHEANPDLYFSGYLYSSTSVLSTISPQESFSHIEESSIGGSDDARLASHRTGNKLCVNEAKHNKMDTLYAKQFQLNTSVSNHELRVSLPDSSHPEIGGSICSSKSENDIFKNKLQPCVSTYNVVSLHDVSTKPKMMDLK, from the exons ATGGAGGATCAGGGCGACGTGACCGACCAAGCCGCTG ATGACCCCATTATGGGCACCCAGAGCCAGAGTCGCCAAAACTCGTCCGGCATGCTGAACATGATGGACGCCAGCTCCTTCAGCATGCCGCCCCCCAATCTGCACTCCTCGAAGGTGATCAACCCGAACAAGGCGATATTCACCATCGACGCGAACACGGGGCAAATCTTTATAGTGAACAACAAGGCCTGCCAGCTGCTGGGCTACACGTCCCAGGAGCTGAGGAACAAGGGATTCTTCGATCTGCTCAACGGCAAGACGGAGAGCCACATCTCCTCCTTGGCGGAGATGCAGATCGAAGGCGACGAGGGCCGGGTCGTCCTGCTAAGTGGAAAGGTCATCGAGATGAAAACCAAGTCGGGCGGCAAGATCCTGGTCTCGCTCTGGATCCGGCAGATCAGCACCGATGGCAGACACATAGCCGTCGCTGAGCCTGTAGAGAGGCACATATGCCACATCAGCACCGATAGATCTGGAGTCATAACATCCGTTGACTCCACCACGGCCACCATATTCTTTTATGAATCCATCGAAAGCGTGGTGGGTGTCAGCATTGTCACCCTCATCCCGTTTATAAAGCTGCCCGATCCGGATAGCCGTGAGATCCCTAAGAGCCTGCGGAAGCAGAGAGCCACTGGACGAACTACGGATAACGTAAAGTTTCCCCTGTGCTTGCTAATAGCCCTGGATGAGGATGCTTCCGCGGGTTACTCCCATTCCGGAAAAACCGGGCTAAACATCACCGTCTGGGTGTTCCAGAATCTCAGTGGCCTGATTGTGGTAGACGACATAGGCAACATACTGATGTGCAACCAGCCTTTCTCACTGCTAATGTTCGGATATGGTCAGGACAAGATAATGAACATGCATATATCGGCGATCCTACCCAATTTCGGGAAGGACTCCCGCGAGGAGAAGAGCCCGAATGTTTCGAACACCTCGATAACCAGCAACGACTGGGAGCCGGACACGGATCCCTTCGTCGTGGACAACGACTCCTCGCTGCAATCCTGCAAGAAGAGCTCTGCTAACAGGACGGCACCCAACAACGAACAGTCTTCGGTGGGCGATGCCCACCTAAGCTGCAATCTGGAGAACAGCAGTGGTCTATTCTGCGACCTCCGCCAGCCAGATGATTGTACAATAGATGACATCCTAACACCTGTTAATGCCTCGAACAGTTTCCCCGCCGACGAGTTTGAGGCAGGATCGCAGTCGCAGGTGAATGAGTCGTCCCTTGACAAGGCGAAGTCCGCCTCCACGGAGACCTGTGATGCCTCCGGCAGCAATCCCGCCACCAGACTGCTTAGTTCTATTAACGGAAGCTTTGTGGGGGAGGCTATCCACGCCGATGGCTCCGTCATAGAGGTAGTCTACTCCGTGCTCCTCCAGATACTGCCCTGCTCCAACCGGGTGTACTGCATCTGGGTGTGCCGGAACCCCAGCACTCGGCTGGACGGCGAGAAGTACAACTATGCAAACCTAACGTCCACTTTCAACAGCATGGCCAGCACTGTTGAGCAGTCGCTGGGCCAAGTGATAAAGACCACCGCTGCCCAGAACTCCAGCAGACCCAATTCTCTGTCCTTGGTGTCCAAGTACGAGGACGAATTGTACCTGGGTGACTACAGCAAATACTACACGTCCATCCGCCAGATCGGAAGGGGAGCCTATGGGTATGTGAACATGGCTTTTCGGAACACCGACCGCCTACTGGTGATCACCAAGTTTATTCTCAAGGAGAAGCTCTGCTCTCAGTTTATGGTCAAGAGCCGCGACTGCAAGGAAGTTCCTATCGAAATCCACCTGCTGCAGACCCTGAACCACAAGAACATTGTGTCCGTTCTCGATGTTTTCGAAAACGATCTCTTCTACCAGCTGGTCATGGAGAAGCACGGATCCGGAATGGATCTGTGGACGTTCATAGAGCGGCGGCCCCTGATGGACGAAAAGCTGGGAAGCTACATTTTTCGGCAGGTGGCCGATGCCGTCAACTATCTGCACGAACAGAAGATACTGCATCGGGACATCAAGGACGAGAACATTATAATTGACCAGAATTTCACCATAAAGCTGATTGACTTCGGATCGGCGACCTTCATGGAGGAGGGCAAATTCTTCTCCACGTTCTACGGCACGACGGAGTACTGCAGTCCGGAGGTTCTGGCCGGAAACAGATACGTGGGTCCCGAGCTGGAGATTTGGGCCCTTGGTGTGACCCTTTACGTTCTGATGTTTTTCGAAAATCCATTCATCGATGTGGAGGAGACGTTGAAGGCCGAGATCCAAATACCGAAAGCTGTGTCCGAGCAGTTGAGCCGTCTGCTGAGCTCCATGCTGAATAAGGATCCCAAGTACCGGTGCACCATGCACCAGTTAATCACAGATCCATGGCTCACCCAGGAGGTGAATCCCTCTACTTTCAGTTTCTCGTGGATAGTGCCGTGCAAGGCCCACGAGGCCAATCCGGATCTGTATTTTTCCGGCTACCTGTACTCCAGCACTTCGGTGCTGTCCACCATTTCACCGCAGGAGAGCTTCTCCCACATCGAGGAGTCCTCGATTGGTGGCAGCGATGACGCCAGATTGGCATCCCACAGGACCGGAAACAAGTTGTGCGTCAATGAAG CCAAACACAACAAAATGGACACCCTTTACGCGAAACAGTTCCAGCTAAACACCTCAGTGAGTAACCACGAGCTGAGGGTATCGTTACCTGACTCCAGCCACCCAGAAATCGGCGGTTCAATATGCTCCTCGAAATCCGAGAACGATATATTTAAGAACAAGCTTCAGCCCTGCGTCTCCACTTATAACGTAGTTAGTCTGCACGACGTGAGCACGAAGCCCAAGATGATGGATCTGAAATGA
- the LOC6735986 gene encoding peptidylglycine alpha-hydroxylating monooxygenase, translating into MPRISEVAASVGLLLLIGVISVDGLVKDGDYQNSLYQQNLESNSATGATASFPFLMPNVSPQTPDLYLCTPIKVDPTTTYYIVGFNPNATMNTAHHMLLYGCGEPGTSKTTWNCGEMNRASQEESASPCGPHSNSQIVYAWARDAQKLNLPEGVGFKVGKNSPIKYLVLQVHYAHIDKFRDGSTDDSGVFLDYTEEPRKKLAGTLLLGTDGQIPAMKTEHLETACEVNEQKVLHPFAYRVHTHGLGKVVSGYRVRTNSEGEQEWLQLGKRDPLTPQMFYNTSNTDPIIEGDKIAVRCTMQSTRHRTTKIGPTNEDEMCNFYLMYYVDHGETLNMKFCFSQGAPNYFWSNPDSGLHNIPHIEASTL; encoded by the exons ATGCCACGCATATCCGAAGTAGCCGCTTCCGTGGGGCTTCTCCTGCTTATCGGAGTGATAAGTGTGGACGGCCTTGTAAAAGACGGGGATTACCAAAACTCCCTTTATCAACAGAATCTCGAGTCGAACTCCGCAACAGGCGCAACGGCTTCGTTTCCATTCCTGATGCCCAACGTTTCACCCCAGACC ccCGATCTGTACTTGTGCACGCCCATCAAGGTCGACCCAACTACGACTTACTATATTG TTGGCTTCAATCCCAATGCCACGATGAACACGGCCCACCATATGCTGCTCTACGGATGCGGAGAGCCCGGAACCTCGAAGACCACCTG GAACTGTGGCGAGATGAACCGAGCTTCCCAAGAAGAGTCTGCCAGTCCTTGCGGACCCCACTCCAATTCCCAG ATCGTATACGCTTGGGCCAGAGACGCCCAAAAGTTAAATCTGCCCGAGGGAGTGGGTTTCAAGGTGGGCAAGAACTCGCCAATCAAGTACCTTGTGTTGCAAGTTCACTATGCGCACATCGACAAGTTCAGAG ATGGCTCCACTGATGATTCTGGGGTGTTCTTGGATTACACAGAAGAGCC TCGTAAAAAGCTGGCTGGCACTCTGCTGCTGGGTACAGACGGTCAGATTCCGGCGATGAAGACGGAGCACCTGGAAACCGCCTGCGAGGTGAACGAGCAGAAGGTCCTGCATCCTTTCGCGTACCGGGTGCACACCCACGGCCTGGGAAAGGTGGTTTCCGGCTACCGTGTGAGGACAAACAGCGAAGGCGAACAGGAGTGGCTGCAGCTGGGCAAGAGAGATCCCCTCACGCCCCAGATGTTCTATAACACCAGCAACACGGACCCCATAATCGAGGGAGACAAGATCGCCGTGAGGTGTACTATGCAGAGCACTCGCCATCGGACTACCAAAATAGG TCCCACGAACGAGGACGAGATGTGCAACTTCTATCTCATGTACTACGTGGATCACGGGGAGACTCTCAACATGAAGTTCTGCTTCAGCCAGGGCGCCCCCAACTACTTCTGGTCCAATCCCGACTCCGGCCTACACAATATCCCACATATCGAGGCGAGCACCTTGTAA
- the LOC6735988 gene encoding oxysterol-binding protein-related protein 2: protein MAEGDYAEHVERTELPAPMISRKEVSIWAILKNCIGKDLSKITMPVMLNEPLSFLQRLCEYMEYAQLLTEAAQQEHPADRMKYVAAFAVSALASNWERLGKPFNPLLGETYELQRGDYRIVCEQVSHHPPVSAFHAESKDFKFHGTISPKIKFWGKSVEVNPKGTVTVEFPKWNESYSWTNVNCCVHNIIVGRLWIEQYGKMEITNHATGHVASLTFKSAGSGAKNLHRVEGFVKDASETNLYFLYGKWTEFIKCCSAESYVQFLKQGTRKNDDYDGSPNGTPKKMFSKLNSFKLNSFRSLSIQDSDSYPPMEQEGDIPKSDSAYSLDIPDSTTLWSCKPRPSNCNEYYQFTHFALQLNAVDSNMKPPLTLCPTDSRLRPDILHLEEGNLDGASKEKTRLEEKQRHTRKQRKSTNSDDWSPRWFKYATNPHTKTDDWLYSGGYWDRKYDNTDTIF from the exons ATGGCAGAGGGCGACTACGCAGAGCATGTGGAAAG AACTGAGCTTCCGGCCCCGATGATTTCCCGCAAGGAGGTCAGCATCTGGGCCATTCTGAAGAACTGCATCGGCAAGGACCTGAGCAAAATCACCATGCCGGTCATGCTGAACGAACCACTGAGCTTCCTCCAGAGGCTCTGCGAGTATATGGAGTACGCACAACTGCTCACCGAAGCAGCTCAGCAGGAACACCCGGCAGACCGGATGAAATACGTGGCGG CTTTTGCCGTATCAGCATTAGCCTCCAACTGGGAGCGCCTCGGAAAACCTTTCAATCCTCTTCTTGGTGAAACATACGAGCTACAGAGGGGCGACTACCGAATCGTCTGCGAGCAGGTCTCCCACCATCCTCCAGTGTCTGCATTTCACGCAGAATCCAAGGACTTCAAGTTCCACGGCACGATTAGCCCAAAAATCAAGTTTTGGGGCAAGAGTGTTGAGGTGAATCCGAAGGGAACTGTGACCGTCGAGTTTCCAAA ATGGAACGAGAGCTACAGTTGGACTAATGTCAATTGCTGTGTACACAACATAATCGTGGGCAGGCTGTGGATTGAGCAGTATGGAAAGATGGAGATCACTAACCACGCCACTGGCCATGTGGCTAGTCTCACCTTCAAGTCCGCCGGATCTGGAGCCAAAAACTTGCACCGAGTAGAGGGATTTGTTAAAGATGCCAG TGAAACCAACCTATACTTCCTCTATGGCAAATGGACCGAGTTCATTAAATGCTGCTCTGCCGAGTCCTACGTCCAGTTTTTGAAGCAGGGAACCAGGAAGAACGATGACTACGATGGCTCCCCGAACGGAACTCCAAAGAAGATGTTCTCGAAATTGAATAGTTTTAAGCTGAACTCATTTCGCAGTCTGTCCATTCAAGAC AGCGATAGCTATCCACCCATGGAGCAGGAAGGCGACATCCCGAAGAGTGACTCCGCGTACTCACTTGACATTCCCGACTCGACGACCCTGTGGAGCTGTAAGCCCAGACCTTCCAACTGTAACGAG TACTACCAGTTTACGCATTTTGCGCTGCAGCTTAACGCCGTGGATAGCAACATGAAACCACCGCTGACACTATGCCCTACCGATTCGCGACTGCGACCTGATATATTACACCTAGAGGAAGGTAACTTGGATGGTGCCTCCAAGGAGAAGACCCGTCTCGAGGAGAAACAAAGGCACACACGAAAACAAAGAAAGTCCACCAATAGCGATGACTGGTCCCCCAG GTGGTTTAAATACGCAACTAACCCACATACAAAGACCGACGATTGGCTATACAGCGGGGGATATTGGGACCGCAAATACGACAACACCGATACGATATTTTAG
- the LOC6739507 gene encoding putative transcription factor SOX-14, whose protein sequence is MIAKPNQATTEPPLSLRPGTVPTVPATTPARPATVTIQRRHPAPKADSPPHTLPPFSPSRSPASSPSPSPAPAQTPGAQKTQSQPAITHPAAVASPSAPVAAAAPKTPKTPEPRSTHTHTHTHSQRFNPPPPESEMDGERSPSHSGHEMTLSMNGIDSSPVFGSARVPVNSSTPYSDATRTKKHSPGHIKRPMNAFMVWSQMERRKICERTPDLHNAEISKELGRRWQLLSKDDKQPYISEAEKLRKLHMIEYPNYKYRPQKKQTRSPGSLKTNQDADGCEARNDTPNNNNSLTTLAINGTTTAGRKSKRSTSTCQSGSASKRLRNDSGDISSKPKYEVKMESAEQLNSADIILPSADNLLSYQSSEYLPLSTHSNADCDEKLHSELSSGPLEPRENLSEVVNRFLPLFLGGNEDSQLGVSSLAQSQHNQSDPTAGLMDNISDISPINDREELTEEVMRYLPYLEVNPSSDGLTLKVESSSLLDNPLNEPVFDSEDNIVNDANLHSASHQIPPYVPDSHDCFAEDCGGDSSSHQVEFEVVRPQTVTMTMTCTLPYGGPDAGHTTFQADDFNAIPSAAEDSECSILTTSNSPQIGFNGSSFVEADAIGSTCTYAQQDYTGSVIETHNDLNYAAHDNNGALLAYTFEDLPPQPTGSHLEFNTNKYEFASYYKM, encoded by the exons ATGATAGCTAAGCCCAACCAGGCCACCACCGAACCACCATTGAGCTTGCGCCCCGGAACAGTGCCAACGGTTCCAGCAACCACCCCAGCCAGACCAGCGACCGTCACCATCCAGCGAAGGCATCCAGCCCCGAAAGCGGACTCACCACCCCACACTTTGCCACCGTTCTCGCCTTCGCGTTCGCCAGCGTCGTCGCCTTCGCCATCGCCAGCGCCAGCGCAAACGCCTGGagcacaaaaaacacaaagccaGCCAGCTATTACTCATCCAGCGGCTGTGGCTTCGCCTTCCGCgcctgttgctgcagctgcaccgAAGACCCCCAAGACCCCGGAACCCCGGAGtacccacacccacactcacactcacagcCAGCGCTTCAACCCCCCTCCACCCGAATCCGAAATGGACGGCGAAAGATCTCCGAGCCACAGCGGCCATGAAATGACACTGAGCATGAACGGCATCGATTCCAGCCCGGTGTTCGGATCTGCACGGGTTCCTGTCAACTCCAGCACCCCGTACTCGGATGCGACTCGA ACCAAGAAACATTCGCCCGGCCATATCAAGCGACCCATGAACGCCTTCATGGTGTGGAGCCAGATGGAGCGGCGCAAGATCTGCGAGCGGACCCCCGACCTGCACAACGCGGAGATCTCCAAGGAGCTGGGCCGCCGCTGGCAGCTGCTCAGCAAGGACGACAAGCAGCCGTACATCAGCGAGGCGGAGAAGCTGCGCAAGCTGCACATGATCGAGTATCCGAACTACAAGTACAGGCCGCAGAAGAAGCAGACGCGCTCCCCGGGATCGCTGAAGACCAACCAGGACGCGGACGGCTGCGAAGCCAGAAATGACAcgcccaacaacaacaactcacTGACCACCCTTGCAATTAATGGAACCACCACTGCCGgccgcaaaagcaaaagatCTACCTCTACATGTCAATCGGGTTCCGCTTCGAAACGATTGAGGAACGACTCGGGTGATATCTCCTCCAAGCCTAAGTACGAAGTTAAGATGGAGTCTGCTGAGCAGCTCAACTCCGCGGATATTATACTACCCTCAGCCGATAATCTGTTAAGCTACCAATCGTCTGAATACTTACCTCTAAGCACGCACAGCAACGCCGACTGCGACGAGAAGCTGCACTCCGAGCTGAGCTCGGGTCCGCTGGAGCCGCGGGAGAACCTGTCGGAGGTGGTCAACCGCTTCCTGCCGCTCTTCCTCGGCGGCAACGAGGACTCGCAGCTGGGGGTCAGCTCCCTGGCGCAGAGCCAACACAACCAGTCGGATCCCACCGCAGGACTGATGGACAACATCTCCGACATCAGCCCCATCAACGACCGCGAGGAGCTGACCGAGGAGGTGATGCGCTACCTGCCCTACCTGGAGGTGAATCCCTCGAGCGACGGGCTCACCCTCAAGGTGGAGTCGTCCAGCCTGCTGGACAATCCGCTCAACGAGCCCGTCTTCGACTCCGAAGACAACATTGTGAACGACGCCAACTTGCACTCGGCCAGCCATCAAATACCTCCATATGTGCCTGACAGCCACGACTGCTTCGCGGAGGACTGCGGCGGCGACAGCTCCTCGCACCAGGTGGAGTTCGAGGTGGTGCGGCCCCAGACGGTGACCATGACCATGACCTGCACGCTGCCCTACGGCGGACCGGACGCTGGGCACACCACATTCCAGGCCGACGACTTCAACGCGATCCCGTCGGCCGCCGAGGACAGCGAGTGCAGCATTCTGACCACCTCCAACTCGCCGCAGATCGGCTTCAACGGGAGCAGCTTCGTGGAGGCGGACGCCATCGGGAGCACTTGTACATACGCGCAACAAGACTACACCGGAAGTGTAATTGAAACACACAATGATCTCAACTACGCCGCACACGATAACAACGGAGCTCTGCTAGCCTACACATTTGAGGACTTGCCGCCTCAGCCAACCGGTAGTCATTTAGAGTTTAACACTAACAAGTACGAGTTTGCAAGTTATTATAAAATGTGA
- the LOC27207757 gene encoding paxillin yields MCASICCRCNEKIWPRAVCSLGKTYHPHHFTCKECGLVVDPKLFFAVEDDVVCSECYLDKHAARCSACRTPILERGVAAAERKWHEKCFRCVSCSKSLVSASFFEVNGYLFCKAHYRELFSSRCAGCEKPIDRRAVVALSTKWHAKCFKCHLCRKRISTREFWIENGQPICEACQTVVSSPRNLSAP; encoded by the coding sequence ATGTGCGCTTCGATTTGCTGTAGATGCAACGAGAAGATTTGGCCACGGGCAGTTTGCAGCTTGGGCAAGACGTACCATCCGCACCACTTCACCTGCAAGGAGTGCGGCCTGGTGGTGGATCCTAAGCTGTTTTTCGCGGTGGAGGACGACGTGGTCTGCAGCGAGTGCTATCTGGACAAGCATGCCGCTCGGTGCTCCGCCTGCCGGACTCCGATCCTAGAGCGCGGCGTGGCTGCCGCGGAGCGCAAGTGGCACGAAAAGTGTTTCCGGTGCGTGAGCTGCAGCAAGTCGCTGGTCTCGGCGAGCTTCTTCGAAGTCAACGGATACCTGTTCTGCAAGGCCCACTACCGGGAACTGTTTTCGTCCCGCTGCGCAGGCTGTGAGAAGCCAATCGATCGTCGAGCCGTGGTCGCGCTGAGCACCAAGTGGCATGCCAAGTGCTTTAAGTGCCACCTCTGCCGCAAAAGGATCAGCACCCGGGAATTTTGGATCGAGAACGGACAACCCATTTGCGAAGCCTGCCAAACTGTAGTCTCGAGTCCCAGAAATTTGTCGGCCCCATAA
- the LOC6735987 gene encoding PAS domain-containing serine/threonine-protein kinase isoform X1, translating to MEDQGDVTDQAAGNLSSSNAQCSRNRCANDDPIMGTQSQSRQNSSGMLNMMDASSFSMPPPNLHSSKVINPNKAIFTIDANTGQIFIVNNKACQLLGYTSQELRNKGFFDLLNGKTESHISSLAEMQIEGDEGRVVLLSGKVIEMKTKSGGKILVSLWIRQISTDGRHIAVAEPVERHICHISTDRSGVITSVDSTTATIFFYESIESVVGVSIVTLIPFIKLPDPDSREIPKSLRKQRATGRTTDNVKFPLCLLIALDEDASAGYSHSGKTGLNITVWVFQNLSGLIVVDDIGNILMCNQPFSLLMFGYGQDKIMNMHISAILPNFGKDSREEKSPNVSNTSITSNDWEPDTDPFVVDNDSSLQSCKKSSANRTAPNNEQSSVGDAHLSCNLENSSGLFCDLRQPDDCTIDDILTPVNASNSFPADEFEAGSQSQVNESSLDKAKSASTETCDASGSNPATRLLSSINGSFVGEAIHADGSVIEVVYSVLLQILPCSNRVYCIWVCRNPSTRLDGEKYNYANLTSTFNSMASTVEQSLGQVIKTTAAQNSSRPNSLSLVSKYEDELYLGDYSKYYTSIRQIGRGAYGYVNMAFRNTDRLLVITKFILKEKLCSQFMVKSRDCKEVPIEIHLLQTLNHKNIVSVLDVFENDLFYQLVMEKHGSGMDLWTFIERRPLMDEKLGSYIFRQVADAVNYLHEQKILHRDIKDENIIIDQNFTIKLIDFGSATFMEEGKFFSTFYGTTEYCSPEVLAGNRYVGPELEIWALGVTLYVLMFFENPFIDVEETLKAEIQIPKAVSEQLSRLLSSMLNKDPKYRCTMHQLITDPWLTQEVNPSTFSFSWIVPCKAHEANPDLYFSGYLYSSTSVLSTISPQESFSHIEESSIGGSDDARLASHRTGNKLCVNEAKHNKMDTLYAKQFQLNTSVSNHELRVSLPDSSHPEIGGSICSSKSENDIFKNKLQPCVSTYNVVSLHDVSTKPKMMDLK from the exons ATGGAGGATCAGGGCGACGTGACCGACCAAGCCGCTGGTAACCTGAGTAGTTCGAATGCACAGTGCTCCAGAAACCGATGTGCTAACG ATGACCCCATTATGGGCACCCAGAGCCAGAGTCGCCAAAACTCGTCCGGCATGCTGAACATGATGGACGCCAGCTCCTTCAGCATGCCGCCCCCCAATCTGCACTCCTCGAAGGTGATCAACCCGAACAAGGCGATATTCACCATCGACGCGAACACGGGGCAAATCTTTATAGTGAACAACAAGGCCTGCCAGCTGCTGGGCTACACGTCCCAGGAGCTGAGGAACAAGGGATTCTTCGATCTGCTCAACGGCAAGACGGAGAGCCACATCTCCTCCTTGGCGGAGATGCAGATCGAAGGCGACGAGGGCCGGGTCGTCCTGCTAAGTGGAAAGGTCATCGAGATGAAAACCAAGTCGGGCGGCAAGATCCTGGTCTCGCTCTGGATCCGGCAGATCAGCACCGATGGCAGACACATAGCCGTCGCTGAGCCTGTAGAGAGGCACATATGCCACATCAGCACCGATAGATCTGGAGTCATAACATCCGTTGACTCCACCACGGCCACCATATTCTTTTATGAATCCATCGAAAGCGTGGTGGGTGTCAGCATTGTCACCCTCATCCCGTTTATAAAGCTGCCCGATCCGGATAGCCGTGAGATCCCTAAGAGCCTGCGGAAGCAGAGAGCCACTGGACGAACTACGGATAACGTAAAGTTTCCCCTGTGCTTGCTAATAGCCCTGGATGAGGATGCTTCCGCGGGTTACTCCCATTCCGGAAAAACCGGGCTAAACATCACCGTCTGGGTGTTCCAGAATCTCAGTGGCCTGATTGTGGTAGACGACATAGGCAACATACTGATGTGCAACCAGCCTTTCTCACTGCTAATGTTCGGATATGGTCAGGACAAGATAATGAACATGCATATATCGGCGATCCTACCCAATTTCGGGAAGGACTCCCGCGAGGAGAAGAGCCCGAATGTTTCGAACACCTCGATAACCAGCAACGACTGGGAGCCGGACACGGATCCCTTCGTCGTGGACAACGACTCCTCGCTGCAATCCTGCAAGAAGAGCTCTGCTAACAGGACGGCACCCAACAACGAACAGTCTTCGGTGGGCGATGCCCACCTAAGCTGCAATCTGGAGAACAGCAGTGGTCTATTCTGCGACCTCCGCCAGCCAGATGATTGTACAATAGATGACATCCTAACACCTGTTAATGCCTCGAACAGTTTCCCCGCCGACGAGTTTGAGGCAGGATCGCAGTCGCAGGTGAATGAGTCGTCCCTTGACAAGGCGAAGTCCGCCTCCACGGAGACCTGTGATGCCTCCGGCAGCAATCCCGCCACCAGACTGCTTAGTTCTATTAACGGAAGCTTTGTGGGGGAGGCTATCCACGCCGATGGCTCCGTCATAGAGGTAGTCTACTCCGTGCTCCTCCAGATACTGCCCTGCTCCAACCGGGTGTACTGCATCTGGGTGTGCCGGAACCCCAGCACTCGGCTGGACGGCGAGAAGTACAACTATGCAAACCTAACGTCCACTTTCAACAGCATGGCCAGCACTGTTGAGCAGTCGCTGGGCCAAGTGATAAAGACCACCGCTGCCCAGAACTCCAGCAGACCCAATTCTCTGTCCTTGGTGTCCAAGTACGAGGACGAATTGTACCTGGGTGACTACAGCAAATACTACACGTCCATCCGCCAGATCGGAAGGGGAGCCTATGGGTATGTGAACATGGCTTTTCGGAACACCGACCGCCTACTGGTGATCACCAAGTTTATTCTCAAGGAGAAGCTCTGCTCTCAGTTTATGGTCAAGAGCCGCGACTGCAAGGAAGTTCCTATCGAAATCCACCTGCTGCAGACCCTGAACCACAAGAACATTGTGTCCGTTCTCGATGTTTTCGAAAACGATCTCTTCTACCAGCTGGTCATGGAGAAGCACGGATCCGGAATGGATCTGTGGACGTTCATAGAGCGGCGGCCCCTGATGGACGAAAAGCTGGGAAGCTACATTTTTCGGCAGGTGGCCGATGCCGTCAACTATCTGCACGAACAGAAGATACTGCATCGGGACATCAAGGACGAGAACATTATAATTGACCAGAATTTCACCATAAAGCTGATTGACTTCGGATCGGCGACCTTCATGGAGGAGGGCAAATTCTTCTCCACGTTCTACGGCACGACGGAGTACTGCAGTCCGGAGGTTCTGGCCGGAAACAGATACGTGGGTCCCGAGCTGGAGATTTGGGCCCTTGGTGTGACCCTTTACGTTCTGATGTTTTTCGAAAATCCATTCATCGATGTGGAGGAGACGTTGAAGGCCGAGATCCAAATACCGAAAGCTGTGTCCGAGCAGTTGAGCCGTCTGCTGAGCTCCATGCTGAATAAGGATCCCAAGTACCGGTGCACCATGCACCAGTTAATCACAGATCCATGGCTCACCCAGGAGGTGAATCCCTCTACTTTCAGTTTCTCGTGGATAGTGCCGTGCAAGGCCCACGAGGCCAATCCGGATCTGTATTTTTCCGGCTACCTGTACTCCAGCACTTCGGTGCTGTCCACCATTTCACCGCAGGAGAGCTTCTCCCACATCGAGGAGTCCTCGATTGGTGGCAGCGATGACGCCAGATTGGCATCCCACAGGACCGGAAACAAGTTGTGCGTCAATGAAG CCAAACACAACAAAATGGACACCCTTTACGCGAAACAGTTCCAGCTAAACACCTCAGTGAGTAACCACGAGCTGAGGGTATCGTTACCTGACTCCAGCCACCCAGAAATCGGCGGTTCAATATGCTCCTCGAAATCCGAGAACGATATATTTAAGAACAAGCTTCAGCCCTGCGTCTCCACTTATAACGTAGTTAGTCTGCACGACGTGAGCACGAAGCCCAAGATGATGGATCTGAAATGA